A region of Trueperaceae bacterium DNA encodes the following proteins:
- the rpmF gene encoding 50S ribosomal protein L32 — protein sequence MAKHPVPKKKTSKARRDQRRSHHALTPKNLTECPQCKSLKPQHQVCPECGSYAGKQVVEVDA from the coding sequence ATGGCGAAGCATCCCGTCCCCAAGAAGAAGACGTCCAAAGCTCGGCGTGACCAGCGGCGCAGCCACCACGCGCTCACGCCGAAGAACCTGACCGAGTGCCCGCAGTGCAAGAGCCTCAAGCCGCAACACCAGGTGTGCCCGGAGTGCGGGAGTTACGCCGGCAAGCAGGTCGTCGAGGTCGACGCCTGA